CTCTGGGAGTGTTGAAATTTATGTTAACCAATTCCTTTGCGATTTACCTGCATGACACAAATCAAAGAGAGATTTTTTCTGATCCTTTCCGTTTGATCAGCTCGGGTTGCGTGCGCTTAGAACGTCCTATGGATTTGGCGGAATATCTTTTGCACGGAACTCCCTGGACGCGTGAAATGATCGAACGATACGCAGCGAAGCCCGGTGAGGTTCTTGATATGGATACGCGCGTGGCTTTAAAAAAAGTCATGCCGGTCTATATGGTTTTCATGACGTCACAATTAAGTTCCGACGGTGTCATTCGATTTGCGGAAGACACCTACGATCAAGGATCTCGCTTGTTGAAGCTCGGAGCCTGGTAAACTCCAGGCTTTACAAGACACGTCATCGCTTGCTCGCCTTTACACACCTTTGGATAATACCAAAGGATTAAAGGAGTTAAGAAATGGCCTCTATTTTTACCAAGATCATCAACGGTGAACTTCCTAGCTATAAAATTTATGAAGATGATCGGGTCTTATCATTCTTGGCTTTGGATCAAGTGAACCTGGGACATACCTTGGTTATCTGCAAAGAAGAGATCAATCATTGGACGGAAGTACCATCTGAAACTTATGCTCATTTGCACAAGATCTCTCAAAAAATCGGCAAAGCGATTTTGAAAGCGTCGGGCTCGCCGCGTGTTGGACAAATGGTTGCTGGTTTTGAAGTTCCTCACTATCACTTGCACTTGATTCCAGCGTGGTCGATTCCTGATTTGGATTTCAAGAGAGCGAAACGTCGTTCTGATGAAGAGATGAAACAAATCCAAGCGGAAATCATCAAACACTTGGATAATTTGAAGTAAGGTTGTTATGGCAAAAAATCCGGAAAACGAAATCATTCCTGGAGCCATCTATCAGCACTACAAGGGAAAACAGTACCGCGTGATCGGGCTTGGGAAACACAGCGAAACCTTGGAAGACGTTGTCTTGTACGAAGCTCTGTATCCAAATTCGCTGGGAAGGCTCTGGTGTCGTCCGGCTTATATGTGGTCTGAACTTGTGGAAGTTCAAGGCGAGAAGGTTCCTCGCTTTAAATTTTTATTCAAATGAAAAACCTAATCCAAGAGCGCTTTCAACTTCCTACCTTTCCCATCATTCAAGCTCCGATGGCGGGAACTTTTACTCCGCCTTCGTTTATTGCGACTGTTTGTGAAGCAGGGGCATTGGGCACTCTTGGTGCTGGTTACCTAAATCCCGAAGACTTGCGCGCGCAAATTCAGGAAATAAAGAAACTCACTCAGAAACCTTTTGCGGTGAATTTATTTATTCCGACACCTGTGCACTTAGATCAGAAGAAGATTGAAGAGAGCAAAAAAATTCTCGCGCGCTATCATGCTGAACTCGGTATCACGGCGGAGCCCAAACTCAATTGGGATGAAAAACTTTTTGAAAAACAATTCCAGGTGGTCTTGGAAGAAAAAGTGCCTGTTTTTAGTTTTGCATTTGGCTCTCTCTCTGCGGATAAAATGCAGACTTTGCAAGCTCAAGGTGTTTTTATCATTGGAACAGCCACGAGCCTTGAAGAAGGATTATTCCTGGAAAAGATCGGGTGTGATGCGATCGCAGCTCAAGGAGCTGAAGCAGGTGGGCATCGTGGATCTTTCCTTGATGGAAAATTTCCTCTGATCCCAGTTCAAGAGCTTGTTGAGCAAATCGTGGACAATGTGCAGATTCCTGTGCTGGCGGCCGGCGGAATTGTCGACGGCAACGATGTCCGCGAAGCGAAAAAGTGGGGAGCACAGGGTGTGCAAGTGGGAACCGCTTTTTTAGTCTGTAAAGAAAGCACAGCGGCTCCTGAGTTTAAGAAAAGACTTCTTACAAATTCATCAGGCTCCACCATTTTAACAAAAGCTTTCTCTGGTCGCTGGGCGCGCGGAGTTTCCAACCGCTTTATGCAGGAAATGAAGTCTTTTGAAGAGGACCTTCCTGATTATCCTTTGCAAAATTCTCTGACACAGGTCTTACGCAAATACGCCACAGAAAAAGGTCTTTCCGATTTTATGTCATTGTGGGCAGGCACTGGTGTTGGACGTTTGAAAGAGCTCTCGATTCGTGAGTTGATAAAACAACTGACAGCGTAGTTTTTTCATGGAAATTGTGGTGTTCCACAAAGGTCTCTCAATTTTATCAACTCGCTTTCAATTGGCATTCAGGTCTTTATCACTTGTTTAAAAAACAGGCGGTGATTTTGACCTTTATATAGTGCTTCTCTAAAAGGGCCCTCACGGAGAAGCATGTTCAATGAAATCAGTATTTCTAGTTCTCATCTTTTTTTCTACTTTTGTTCACGCTCAAGAAAGTGAAACAACAACGACGACAACAACCACAACGACGGTTGAAACCGTTGTACCAGAGGAAGTTAAGCCCTCCGTAGTTTCGGACGACGATGATGATGAAAAACCAGTAGCGACTTCTACGGCTTCTGTTGAAAAGCCGCGTGGTGAATTCCCGAAATTTGAATTTAAGTCTTATGGTTATATTTCATTTAGCCAACATGAAACTTTTAAAACAGTTCAGAATCTAGAACCGATTGTCCGTCGTCAAATGGACTTGGCAGAGTTCGCTTTTGAAGGTGAATACATCCTCACTGAAAATTCAAAAATCGAATTCGAAGTGGAAATTGAACACGGCGGTGTTGGGACAGCCGTTGAGTTTGATCCATTTGAAGAGTTCGGTGAGTTCGAGCAAGAAATCGAGAAGGGCGGGGAAGTTGTTCTTCACGAAGTTTACTACAAAAAATCTTTCAAATACGGCACGACTTTGAAAGTCGGAAAATTTCCTTTATTTATTTCTCTAGGCTCTGTTCTTACAAAACCACACCGCTATCCTTCAATTCTTCCTTCTGATGTGGAAGCACGCATGATTCCGCTAGGATGGACAGAGACAGGCGTACAAGTTGAGCAAAAGTACGGTCTTTTCACGGGACGTTTGGGAGTTGTCACGGGTTTAAACTCTGAATTCTTTAGAACATACAACTGGGTTGGTGGTGGTTATCAACGCCACTTTGAAACCATGAACGCCGATGATTTGGCGACAGTGGGCAGTCTAGAGTTTGGTAACGTGGGAAAAGGCCAAGGCATTGCCATTGCCGCTTACAAAGGTGACACAACAAAAAACAGATATAAAGTCGACAAGCTGAAAGACACGGCGACTGTGACTCTTTGGTCTTTGCTGGGATCTTACAAATTGGGCAAGTTCGGAATTCAAGGACAAATGATTCTGGGGGAACTTGATAATGCGGATAAAGTTTCTCAGGCCAATGCTACATTGGGCGGACTTGCAAAACCAAAAGCCTTTGCGCCGCTGGGAAGCAAAGCTCGTCTTGAAAGCGTGCAGGTTTCTTACGACGCTTTGGAAGATTTGACGTTCTATCTAAAACAGGAACATGTCGACACGTTTGCGGATGTTGCCGGAAACATCAACAAAAATCCTCGTTACAACATGACAAAAAAATCGGCGGGTTTGATGTGGATGTGGGACACAGCCGCTTTCATGAAAGTTCAGTACTCTCGTGAAAAAACAGAATTGGAAGGCTTGCCGGAAACTTACCAAGCCAACATTGCATTTGGATTTGATTTAGATCGTTTTAATTAATTTATTAAAGGAGACAAAAAATGAAAGCTCTTAAAATGATGTTCGCAGCTTTCGCATTTGCGGGAGCAACGGCTCAAGCAGCGACGAACCAAGAGATCATCAATCACGTTTCTTACAATGTGATTCTTGCAACTTACAATGACCTTGCGGCGCAAACTGCAAACCTAAAAACGGCTGTAGACACATTGGCCGCAAATCCTACTCAAGAAAATTTGAACAACGCTCAAACTGCATGGCGCGCGGCTCGCGTTCCTTGGGAAAGTTCTGAGTCCTTCTTGTTTGGACCAGTTGATTCACTGGGTATTGATCCGATGTTGGACACTTGGCCTTTGAACAAATTGGATCTTGATAACGTTCTTAAATCCAATCGCGCGATCACGACTGATTTCGTGCGGGCACTGGGAACAAATCTTCAAGGTTTCCACACGATCGAATATCTTTTGTTCGGTGACGGAACTTCAGCAAATACAAAACCAGTGACTGCATTGACTGGTAAACAGTTTGAATATTTGAAAGCGACTTCGGCTTTGTTGGCTGAACATGCAGCGACTTTGGCTTACACATGGTCCACAAACTATGACCCAGAAGATCCGTCAGCTCCTGGCTATGTAAAGGTGATCAGCAAACCCGGTTTTGACAACCAATTCTATACGTCTGACAGAGCCGTGATGGAAGAATTTGTTCAAGGCATGATGGGTATCGTTGATGAAGTAGCCAACGGTAAGATGTCTGACCCAATGGGTGCTGACATCGGTTCTGCAAACATGGCTCTTGTCGAGTCACCATTTGCATGGAACTCTTTGAACGACTTCACAAACAACATTCGTTCCGTCTACAGCATCTACACAGGTCACTATAGAACAACAAAAGGTCCGGGCGTGAAAGCTCTTGTTGAAAGAGTAAACCCTGCTTTGGCATCTCAAGTAGAGCAAGACATTTTGAACTGCATGCAGTTGATTCAAGCAATCCGCCCAGCCAACGGTGGCGATTTCGGTCAAGCGATCTTCACGCCAGATGGTCGTGCACGCACACAAAAAGCCATCGACGCCTTGAATGCTCTTCACGGTGTTCTAGAGTCTGAAGTTCTTCCGACCTTGGATATGTAATAGGGGAACATGTGAAAGCTTGGATTGTTCTAACTGCTTTAAGTGGAATGATTATGGGAGCGGCGGCAAACGCGGCTCCTTCAATTGATATGGACTACGTGCGCGCTATTAAGTCAGGCGGTGACACGACGGTTTTTTTTAGAGGAGAATCGGTTCAGGCTTTCAGGAATCCCGCTGCAAACTTAACGGAAGATCAAATTCGTCAGCATTTAACTGGCGATGCTCTTTTTGAAAGAAATTTTTCTGATGATGCCAGTCGTTTTGACTACGGTTTGGGACCTGTTTTCAACAATACAAGCTGCAATGCTTGTCACTCTAAAGACGGTCGCGGTGCTTTGCCGGTAATTCCGTTTGGTCAAGAGTGGGTTCCGCTCAGACAAAACGAAGCGGTCTTTTTGCGCATCAGTATTGAAGACGGCGTCCAACATCCAAAGAGTGCTCAAAATAATTGGGGTGCTCCTGTTGCTGTTCCTGGTTTTTCAGATCAACTCTTTCATTTAGGTTCCATGGGAGTGCGCGAAGACCTTCCCGGCGTAGGCCAAGCGCAGGTTTGGATGAAGTACGAAAAAAGCACCTTCACTTATTCCGACGGAGAAGTGGTGCAGTTGCGTAAGCCGATCTTCAAGATCACAGATGCTTACGATGAATATTTTGATTCCGTTACGGGACAAACGCGCAGTCGTCTTTACGAAAAAGATGTAAAGATGGGCGCACGTATCGGAACGCCTATGATTGGTCTTGGACTTCTTGAGGCGATCAAGGAATCCGACATTCTCGCGTTGGCCGCTCGCGATCTTTCAAGCGAAGGTGTCAGCGGAAAACCGAACTACGTTTTTGATATTCAAAAGAGCATGGTTCACGATCCTTATCCTGTTTCGATGGGACGATTTGGTTTAAAAAACAATACGCCGTCTGTTTTCCATCAATCACTCGGAGCCCTTCGCGGTGACATCGGCGTGACAAACTATGCTTTCCCTCAAGAGAGCATTGTCGGTACAGCCCTCTATGATCTTTTCATGCAAGGAAAGACTCGTCCCACAGTGGTTGAAGCTTCGCGCGAAGTGGCGGACGATCTTGTGTTTTACTCACAAACTCTCGCAGTTCCAGCTCGTCGCAATGTTGATGAAGCAGAAATCATTCGCGGCGCCAACTTATTTCATCAGGTCAGTTGCACAAGCTGCCATCAACCCAGTTTTGTAACGGGCGATCACGCAAATCCCGCTTTCCGTAATCAAAAAATTTATCCTTTCACGGATATGCTTTTACACGACATGGGAGAGGGACTTGCTGATGGACGCCAAGATTTCGATGCCACCGGAAGTGAGTGGAAGACGCGTCCGCTTTGGGGTTTGGGGCATACTCAAACAATCAATCCGCGCGCTGGGTTCCTGCACGACGGTCGGGCTCGCACTATTGAAGAGGCGATTTTGTGGCATGGTGGGGAAGCAGAATTTTCAAAATCTAATTTTGCGAAACTTCCAAAGGCAGACCGTACTGCTTTGATCCAGTTCATCAGGTCTTTGTAGTTTGACTGTTTCAATCTGAATGGTTCAGAAAAAAACTGGACCATGAAACTATGGCGCATTTTGTTAAGACCATTGTACTATCATCTAAAGCTTCTATTGGGGCTGGAGAGGAGGTGGTGCTTATGGTTAAAACATCTGACATAACCAAGGCGGAGGTGACGGCTTCTTAGCCGGCTAGTCCTTCGCCTGGATTCTAAAAGAATCATAATCAAGAGCGACCGCAAGGTCGCTCTTCCATTTTTTAACAAAAATCTGGTCTCATAAGTCTCCGAAGTATCTAACTTAAATCTTTGAAAATGCCGATAAATTCTTGGAACTTTACACTGATTGAAAGCGGGATCTTCCAAGAGTTATGTCTGACGAAAAATCTGAACTTGAAAATACACAACAGGAAGCCGCCGTTTTCATTGATTTCGAACAAGTCGAAGAAGTCTCACGCGTTTTTTTTGAAGAATCCAAAGAGATTCTTGAAGATCTCGACGGTCTGATTCTTAAACTTGAAGCCGATCCTACAAACGCGGACCAAATCAATTTACTTTTCCGTAAAGTTCATACCATTAAAGGCAGTGTCGGTTCCGTTCCTGGTGGACAGTTGATGGGTTCTCTTGCTCATGAGTTTGAGGCGCTTCTTACCCGTATTAAGCGCGAATCGCGTCCGGTTCCCAAAGAGTGCATCGATTTGTTTTTAAAGAGTTCCCGCATTCTCAAAGTTCTAGCTCAAAGTTTACGAGACAAGCGCGAACTTTTTCCGGAAGAACTCAGCGAAGCCATCGAACTAATTTCTGCATATGGCGGTTTCGAGTTTTCTGATGAAGGCCACGTCGTCCACCGTTCTGTCGTAAGAACGGTGCAAGCTTCTTCCGCGGAAGATGAAGGTGTTTGGCTTTCGGTGAAGCAGCTTAATGAGTTCCTTAGAATTTCTGGCGAGCTTCTCGTGTTAAAAAACTTCTTTCAAATGATGAACCAGACAGTGAACTTTCGTTCACAACCGGAACTTTTTGAAAGACGCCAGACGGATTTTTCACAAAATCTTTCTAAGATTTGCGATCAGTTTCAGAATCAGGTTCAATCTGTTCGTAAAGAAAAAGCCAGTGAAAGTTTCCAAGGCTTGCATGTTCTTGTTCGCCAAGCTTCAACGGAGCTGAACAAAAACGTCCACTTTGAAATTCATGGTGGAGAGCTTCTTATTGATAAAGGCTTGGGAAGAGATCTCTATGAAGCGTTGGTGCATGTTGCGCGCAACTCTATTGACCATGGTATCGAAGATCAATTTGAAAGAGCCCTCCAGGGGAAATCCCCGATTGGTTCTTTGTCTCTCGAAGTTTTTGAAAAGAACAACACCGTTCACGTGGTTTTTAAAGATGACGGAAAAGGTTTGGACAAAGAACGTATCTTGCAGCGAGCTTTAAAGCTGGCACTGGTAACAGAAGAGACTGCGGCAAAGCTTTCCGACGATGAAGTCTATCGCTTTATTTTCAACGCGGGTTTTTCAACGAAGGAAAAAGTCACGACGATTTCCGGGCGTGGCGTGGGTATGGACATCGTTCTTGCCACAGTTGAAAAGTATCAAGGAAAAATATTTATCGAAAACAACCCCGGGCAAGGCGCTTGTTTTAGACTCGAAATGCCCATTCCTCAGCACATTATGGTGGAAAGTGCTTTGCTCTGTGCATGGCAGGATTTCCAATTTGCTGTGCCGTTAACATCCGTGGCTCATATCAGTTCTTGCGCAGAAATGCAGATCACAACAGTTGATCACCTTCGTTATTGTCAGTTCAGTGGATTCACAGTTCCTTTAATGAATTACGGTGAAATGCTCTGCTTAAGAACTACCGCAAGTGAGGAACAAGTTCGTTCTTCATCTGCTGTCTTTGTTAAGATCAAAGATGCTATCTTTGCACTCTTGGTGGATAAAATCGAAGCTCAGACGGATCTTGTAGTGAAATCATTTGGAAAGATCGTCGGTGAACAAAAAGGCTTCAAGGGAATTTCAATCCTGGCGGACGAAAAAGTAACGTACATCGTAGATCCTGAAAAGTTGATTGCGTTAATGGTTAGACAGCCCGGCTCAGTGGAGGAAGCAGCATGAGTGACTTCTTTGGTGATGACTTTACAGCCGAGTTAAAAACCTACTTTCTCGATAACCTGGCGAAAGAAGCAGACAAGTTTATAGATCTTGTGGACGATTCTTTGTGGAAGCGTATCCGGAATGAAGTTTCTGAGCAAACAAGAGCCTGGGCTGTCGACGCGAAAACCAACGAATTTAATTTCTTCGCAGAATGGTTAGACGGCTTTGAAAAAAGGACGGAAGCTCAAAAAGAAGCGGCCGAGTTCATAAAATCTCTAAAAGCGGTTAAAGCTTATGCTGAAGCTTTGATCGTTGAAAAAACAGATTCTACAGAGCTTGCCGCAAAATTTTCTTTGGTGGCCGAGAGCCGCCATGAAACTTTGTTCTTGCACTGCCGTTGGGGCGCGCAAGATTTTGCGATTCCCTTGCTCAACGTCGTGGAAATCAGCAGCCATTTACCTCTTTACTCATTACCTCAAAAAAAGCCGGGACTTCTTGGTGTGATTCCCTTTCGAGGCGAAGCCGTTCCTGTCGTGAATTTTCAAGATCATGGCTTTGCAACAGTGGACGCTAAAAATTCTTATTACATTATCTGCGAACATGAAGGCGTGCGTTTTTCTTTGCAGGTCACTGAAACCGACGACCTTTTAAGCCTACGCGATTCAGAACTTCAAAATATAGAAAACCATTCAGCTATGATCCAAGTTTCCTTTGTGAAGCAATTCTTTATTAGAGAAAATAAAAGTGTCATGGTGCTGGATTTAGAAAAACTGGTGGCATAATGAACACACACTATTTATTTCCCGGAAAAGTGGCGGCCTTTAAAGAAGAAACGATCATTTCGACTCTCTTGGGTTCTTGTGTGGCGGTAGCCATTTATGATCCGACAACTA
This region of Bdellovibrio sp. BCCA genomic DNA includes:
- a CDS encoding HIT family protein, producing the protein MASIFTKIINGELPSYKIYEDDRVLSFLALDQVNLGHTLVICKEEINHWTEVPSETYAHLHKISQKIGKAILKASGSPRVGQMVAGFEVPHYHLHLIPAWSIPDLDFKRAKRRSDEEMKQIQAEIIKHLDNLK
- a CDS encoding DUF1653 domain-containing protein, which produces MAKNPENEIIPGAIYQHYKGKQYRVIGLGKHSETLEDVVLYEALYPNSLGRLWCRPAYMWSELVEVQGEKVPRFKFLFK
- a CDS encoding NAD(P)H-dependent flavin oxidoreductase, whose product is MKNLIQERFQLPTFPIIQAPMAGTFTPPSFIATVCEAGALGTLGAGYLNPEDLRAQIQEIKKLTQKPFAVNLFIPTPVHLDQKKIEESKKILARYHAELGITAEPKLNWDEKLFEKQFQVVLEEKVPVFSFAFGSLSADKMQTLQAQGVFIIGTATSLEEGLFLEKIGCDAIAAQGAEAGGHRGSFLDGKFPLIPVQELVEQIVDNVQIPVLAAGGIVDGNDVREAKKWGAQGVQVGTAFLVCKESTAAPEFKKRLLTNSSGSTILTKAFSGRWARGVSNRFMQEMKSFEEDLPDYPLQNSLTQVLRKYATEKGLSDFMSLWAGTGVGRLKELSIRELIKQLTA
- a CDS encoding imelysin family protein; protein product: MKALKMMFAAFAFAGATAQAATNQEIINHVSYNVILATYNDLAAQTANLKTAVDTLAANPTQENLNNAQTAWRAARVPWESSESFLFGPVDSLGIDPMLDTWPLNKLDLDNVLKSNRAITTDFVRALGTNLQGFHTIEYLLFGDGTSANTKPVTALTGKQFEYLKATSALLAEHAATLAYTWSTNYDPEDPSAPGYVKVISKPGFDNQFYTSDRAVMEEFVQGMMGIVDEVANGKMSDPMGADIGSANMALVESPFAWNSLNDFTNNIRSVYSIYTGHYRTTKGPGVKALVERVNPALASQVEQDILNCMQLIQAIRPANGGDFGQAIFTPDGRARTQKAIDALNALHGVLESEVLPTLDM
- a CDS encoding di-heme oxidoredictase family protein, whose translation is MKAWIVLTALSGMIMGAAANAAPSIDMDYVRAIKSGGDTTVFFRGESVQAFRNPAANLTEDQIRQHLTGDALFERNFSDDASRFDYGLGPVFNNTSCNACHSKDGRGALPVIPFGQEWVPLRQNEAVFLRISIEDGVQHPKSAQNNWGAPVAVPGFSDQLFHLGSMGVREDLPGVGQAQVWMKYEKSTFTYSDGEVVQLRKPIFKITDAYDEYFDSVTGQTRSRLYEKDVKMGARIGTPMIGLGLLEAIKESDILALAARDLSSEGVSGKPNYVFDIQKSMVHDPYPVSMGRFGLKNNTPSVFHQSLGALRGDIGVTNYAFPQESIVGTALYDLFMQGKTRPTVVEASREVADDLVFYSQTLAVPARRNVDEAEIIRGANLFHQVSCTSCHQPSFVTGDHANPAFRNQKIYPFTDMLLHDMGEGLADGRQDFDATGSEWKTRPLWGLGHTQTINPRAGFLHDGRARTIEEAILWHGGEAEFSKSNFAKLPKADRTALIQFIRSL
- a CDS encoding chemotaxis protein CheA, with protein sequence MSDEKSELENTQQEAAVFIDFEQVEEVSRVFFEESKEILEDLDGLILKLEADPTNADQINLLFRKVHTIKGSVGSVPGGQLMGSLAHEFEALLTRIKRESRPVPKECIDLFLKSSRILKVLAQSLRDKRELFPEELSEAIELISAYGGFEFSDEGHVVHRSVVRTVQASSAEDEGVWLSVKQLNEFLRISGELLVLKNFFQMMNQTVNFRSQPELFERRQTDFSQNLSKICDQFQNQVQSVRKEKASESFQGLHVLVRQASTELNKNVHFEIHGGELLIDKGLGRDLYEALVHVARNSIDHGIEDQFERALQGKSPIGSLSLEVFEKNNTVHVVFKDDGKGLDKERILQRALKLALVTEETAAKLSDDEVYRFIFNAGFSTKEKVTTISGRGVGMDIVLATVEKYQGKIFIENNPGQGACFRLEMPIPQHIMVESALLCAWQDFQFAVPLTSVAHISSCAEMQITTVDHLRYCQFSGFTVPLMNYGEMLCLRTTASEEQVRSSSAVFVKIKDAIFALLVDKIEAQTDLVVKSFGKIVGEQKGFKGISILADEKVTYIVDPEKLIALMVRQPGSVEEAA
- a CDS encoding chemotaxis protein CheW, which gives rise to MSDFFGDDFTAELKTYFLDNLAKEADKFIDLVDDSLWKRIRNEVSEQTRAWAVDAKTNEFNFFAEWLDGFEKRTEAQKEAAEFIKSLKAVKAYAEALIVEKTDSTELAAKFSLVAESRHETLFLHCRWGAQDFAIPLLNVVEISSHLPLYSLPQKKPGLLGVIPFRGEAVPVVNFQDHGFATVDAKNSYYIICEHEGVRFSLQVTETDDLLSLRDSELQNIENHSAMIQVSFVKQFFIRENKSVMVLDLEKLVA